TTGATTCTGTGCAGCTTGCCCAGTTGATAGCTCCTTGGTGAATATGCCCTATTTCATGAGCAGGCCCCCAAACGTTATCCTTTTCTTCCATAACATTCTCTTTCAGTAGAATATCTCCCAACTTTGTGTATACGAAAGCTATACGGTCTTCCGAAGCCCACATATAGGCCCCTTCGGGCGAGATAGCGAATATATGATTATTGAAGAGGTTGGGACGTACATCTTCTATTCCCATGAGTTCCTGTTCCCAGCCGATGATATCGTTCCAGAGGTGGATAGCTGATAATATTTCATTTTTCACTACTTCTTGCAGTTTCTCACGATGGAAGTAGAGAATAATCTTATCTCCGCGTATCCCGAAATATTTGTCAGTTGCCTTGGAGAGCAGTTCTGCGTATTTCATATCCGTTTTATGTTCTGCAAGATCGAAAAAGCCGGAAACTTTCCCGCTGCCTATTGGAATATGTATTTTGATAGGTTCGGGATGAGAAGTCAGGTCACAGTTATACATGACAAACAGTTGTCCCCTGTTTTTCATCTTTAGTTTGTTGATTCCGGACTTGAGGATATAATAATCTCCCGAAGCGGCGGTCTGCGGATATTCATGATCTTCTAAAAAGCTGGTTTTCTCTTCACCTATACATTGTATAGAAACGTCGTGCCCGTGAGTGTCTCCGACGAGAACAACTACTTCATCATCCTTTTCCACTGCGATTCCCGTCAGATTGTCAAGGTTGCTGTAGCGTTTAGTTATCAGTTTTTCCGCCCATTTGGCAGGTTCGCTGTACGCTTCGTATTCACGAATCCGGAAATCCTTTTCCCACTCACTGTATGCATTATGTTGTATGGCTCGGGCAAGGTCGATAAAGAAGTTATCTCCCAATGCTTGAATATCCTGTTCGGTGACACCTTCTTTCACTTCTGTGCAGGTGATGTCCTTGAATACTTTCAGCAATTTAGTCTCTTGCGTGTTATTGGTATTGGCCTGGAAGAAATGCATCTCATCGCAGCTTGCAAAGCCTCCTCTGCCGTTATGGACAACGAATTTGATAGCTGTCGCCTTTATTGCTTCATTGAAAGTCACTTTTGAAGGATCGTTTTTCTCTTTGAAATCATAGTTTCCTTGCAGAGTATAATCACTTTCTTGGGGATTATTGGCAGTGGCGGTGTAAATGTCTACTTTTCCGAAGTTTCCGTTTCCACTGCGGGTATAATAGATAAGATAGTCAATTTGTTCATCTCCTGTGAAAAAGTACTCTAATATGACAGGAAATTTGGTGTTTCCTGTTCCGAAAGGACTGTGGTAGTTGGAAGATTCTTCATAACTTGTTCCGGTGGTAAACTTGCCATCCATAGATTTGTCTATGTCGTATCCCGATTGGTATTGGTTGGCTTTTCCGCTGGTGGGATGTATCTGTGTATCTCCTTCCACTGCGATGTCATACAATCCGAACTGGCGAACTGTGATTACGTAATCCTGAACGAAGGAACTTACTCTTATCTGTGCAGTACGTGCTTCATCGGTGGCGTTTTCTTCTACGTTGATACTGATGAACGGCTCTCCGGTAGCCATACTCTTTTCTGCTTTTATCCATTTTTCTGTCGGTTCCACTTGCCATTCTGATTTGGCAAGCGTAGTATTAACCGGAATCTCAATCGTATTGATGTTCTTATCTACGACTTGTTCCAAATCTTCGGTGGCAATATCGAATACGGAGAAAGCCTTTTCCTCGTCGTCCTTACAAGATGCCAGCAAGCAGACGGTAATAAAACCGAATATAATAGATTGTATAATTTTATTTTTTTTCATAACTGTTCAGCTATCTAAGTTGTTGAATCGTAATTATATGTATCTGCAAAAGACTTATTAATTATAACAAGGTCTTTTTCTTTTATAGCAACGTCTTTATCATTGCCGAAAGTTCTTCCACTGTCTCTTCGTCGGAGCCGGAAAAACCGACTGGTTTGAACCGGATATTCCCTTCCTTGTCTATAATGAACTTGGCCGGAATTCCTTTCGCTTTATAGCTTTCCATGACAGGAAACTTTTTAGTATTCAAATCTTGTGTGTCAAATGCTACATTGAAGGTATACCCTTTCTCGTCCATATACTTACGTACGGTTTCCTGTAGATTTTTTTTGTTTTCCAGCGTATTAATGAAAAGGAAAACCACATCTTTATTATCGGCAAACCGGTTAATTGTTTTTTGCATGGCCGGGAAAGATGCTTTGCAAGGACCGCACCATGTAGCCCAGAAGTCGAGCACGACTATTTTGCCTTTTAAACTTGCCAGGGAGATTTCTTTTCCGTCCAGATTGCGGAGAGTGAATAGCGGTGCAGGTTCATTCACCATATCCTGTGCAAGCTTTTCCTGTAAGGATTTGCGGTAGTCCGCTTTTAGCCCGTCCAGATATTGGTCAAATTCTTTCTCTTTGCCGTTTTTTTGAATATATGCCTGCTTCAGCCCTTCAATGTGTTGCGGAGTAGCTTTTCCCGTGCGTACAAATGTTTCCAGTATAGGAGTTGCTTCATCGAATTTCTTTTCGTATATCAACGTGGCGGCATAGCAATCGTTGATAGAATAATCTTGCTTATTGCTGGTTTCATATATTTGTTTGGCATAAGGGATTGCTTCTTGTATGCGGTTATCTTTTATCAATGCTTCTACATAAAGGGCGAGAATCTGTTTGTACTTATCTTTTTCATCTTTAGGAAGTGCCTCTTCATCTTTTCCTTCGATAGTCATTCGTATAGACCTATTCAGTAGTTCTATTGCCATTCCAAAGTTTCCATTTTCTAAACGGCTGATTCCGGAGATGGCTAAAATGTCGCGTTTAAATGGTGATTC
The DNA window shown above is from Bacteroides faecium and carries:
- a CDS encoding M60 family metallopeptidase, whose amino-acid sequence is MKKNKIIQSIIFGFITVCLLASCKDDEEKAFSVFDIATEDLEQVVDKNINTIEIPVNTTLAKSEWQVEPTEKWIKAEKSMATGEPFISINVEENATDEARTAQIRVSSFVQDYVITVRQFGLYDIAVEGDTQIHPTSGKANQYQSGYDIDKSMDGKFTTGTSYEESSNYHSPFGTGNTKFPVILEYFFTGDEQIDYLIYYTRSGNGNFGKVDIYTATANNPQESDYTLQGNYDFKEKNDPSKVTFNEAIKATAIKFVVHNGRGGFASCDEMHFFQANTNNTQETKLLKVFKDITCTEVKEGVTEQDIQALGDNFFIDLARAIQHNAYSEWEKDFRIREYEAYSEPAKWAEKLITKRYSNLDNLTGIAVEKDDEVVVLVGDTHGHDVSIQCIGEEKTSFLEDHEYPQTAASGDYYILKSGINKLKMKNRGQLFVMYNCDLTSHPEPIKIHIPIGSGKVSGFFDLAEHKTDMKYAELLSKATDKYFGIRGDKIILYFHREKLQEVVKNEILSAIHLWNDIIGWEQELMGIEDVRPNLFNNHIFAISPEGAYMWASEDRIAFVYTKLGDILLKENVMEEKDNVWGPAHEIGHIHQGAINWASCTESSNNIFSNYVLYKLGKYCSRGVEISKLAESYLLKQPWPLLGTATHKNEDTELHMRMQWQLWNYFHRLGNMPDFFPKLFKYLRDNPLTYASPGTAQMQYAKAVCTVANMDMTEFFDRWGFFRFTLIPSYEQYGTYMYMVSQELIDQTKEYMSTFPKKVPPIYYLEDRKNGDVGIENYQVGDVGYYTLFKDNVKITGTPTYSLSGNNITVNNGTQAVAFEVRKDNENGELLYFFNFLSYSIPSTVVIDETTKFYAVQADGKRIEMKKE